ACAAAAAGTTCACCTACGCTGACAGCAACTCTCTAGCCTAAACATTCAAATGCCAAATCGTAGGCCTTAGCTAAATCAACCGTTTTAGGACGACAATTTTTAAGCTCGCTATGCTTCTTATCTGACGCGCGTAAGGTGGCGGGATGGATAAACTCAATCTCACAACTGCAGCTAGCAAGAATAGCGCCCTCCATCAAGAATGTGCCAGCTCCGCCTGCACCTTGACCCGTTGTGGCACGTCTATTTAGCACCAATTTTTCAACAGAAAAATCACTGAGGTGATTACTGACTTTAGCGATAAATGCAACCACATCAGCTTGTGTAGGATTTTTATGTAAACTAAATTTAGTGACTTTCGGCGCGATCAAACTATGACTTGCACGATCTCCCGTTAGCGTCACAACCCTAACCTCATTCGCTTTTAAAAAGAGTCCTGCAACAATCAAACTAATTCCCCTAAATCGACACTAACTTAAAAATAGAGATAAAAACGCCAGCGTTAACACTGGCGTTATTTCTACGGTTTTAACCTTACCCTGAACGTTACTTGGTCGCGCGCGAATTCACTGCTGAATCGATAACAATGCCTTTATTATCGACATCAAGCTCTACTTTAACCCGCATATCATAATCCTTCATCGCCTTGAACTCCTCTGGAACTGGTTCTCCAGTGAGCTCAATAAACTTAAGTAGCGGCGCGAACATTTTCATATAGTCTGCAGACATCGCAAACAACCCGTTGCTTGCTATTGCTTCAGAGCTAAGCGTATTGGCAACAGCTTCACCTTTATCACCAAAGAACAGAACTAAATGATTGCCCTTCACTGCTAACTTAGCGGTGACTTTCATCTCTGGTGGCATCGGCAATACATCATTCAAAACAATCGCACTGCCATCTGTCGGTAGTTGAATGTTGGCCAATTCAGGCGCGAATGGCTTAACCATATTAAACAGCATGGCTGGATTTTCGGCGGACAGGGTCATCACCGCATCCAAGCTTTCAATCTCAGGTGAGTCAACATCGTCATTGATCTTATAGTCAATCACTGACAAACCAACACCTTTAACGCCATTCGCCATACCGGTAAACATGCCAAGCATAGCTGGGCTCTGTTGGCTCATCTGTGTTTGCATCTCTTGCAATGGCGCACACTGGTATTCAGGTGTTAACATCTCATCCCAAATAGCCTGTAAAGATGGCACCATTTGGTTGATATCGATACCTAAGCCTAACGTCGCGACGCTGTTATCAATATCTTGCACATAAGCTGGAATATAGCCGCGCATCTGCTGATATGCATCTAGCATAATTTGGTTTTTACTTTCAAAAACCACCCTATAACTCAGTGAGCTTTCATTGCTGCTGATATCCATTAGGTCATAACCGGCAACCGTACGCGGCCAGTTAGCAGCTATTGCCGACAACTCTTGGTCACATACTGGCGATCTCAGCTCTGCAAAAGGGTCTTCTTCCGCCATTTCAAATAACTTAGTCATTTGACGCGCCAGTTGATTACCATCGGTACTCGTGAACGCTTTTACAATCTCCTGATGATTGATATAGCTGATCCCTTCATTGGTAAAGCCGTGCTTAGCAATGATATCTTCAATAATTTTAGCATCGACAATTGAATGCTCTACGGGCGTCACCGCAAGGGCTGTTTCCAATAAAGCGGCTTCACTAAATGATGTATCTAATGTCAGCGTTAAAATTGAATCATGCACAGCTACAATCAGGTTTATCTGTTCATCTTCATTGGTGTCGGTAAGCGGATAACTGCGATAATTGACGCCCTTGAGTTGGGCTGGAACATGCTGCAAACCACTGTCAACTTCAGCTTTATCCAATAACGCCCATACCGCATCGGCATTAGCCACTTCAAGCTTAAGCACAGGCATTGCGCCGAGGGTATAAAAGTAGCTACGGATATTTTCAGCTAAGCCGAATGTATTAATAAAAGTATCACCGTCTTTCATTGCCGCTAAATATGATTTCATTAGGCTATGAAAAAACTGTGCCCGTGGCTCATCCTCGCCTTCCCACTCGCTTAGCGCGTTAGCGCCCGATTGCTTATAAGCGTCAGAAAGTGAATTGATATATGACTTGATCGGAAATGGCTGCAGCTGTCCAGAAAATATCGGGGTGTCAGCTGGAATATAAGCCATCACAGCATTATCACTTGTTGATACTTCAGCCTCTTGCTGACTATACCAATACCCACCCGCACCAACGGCTACAACAGCCGCTGCAACTAGCATCTTATTCATCTAAAAACTCCATTTAATAATTCCATCAATCCAGTCATTGACGCTATTTTTAACTCTGCAATTACACGTTTAACCCAACAAGCGGTGACGATCTAATAATACAAATTACTTAACTTGATATATTACATCATTATTTAATGAAATATATAACCTAAGCATTTGATTTAGTATCAGGGCGTGTTCAAACATAAGCCAGATTCATACGGATGCAATTATGGTCATCCATATGGCATAAAGCTAGATTTAAGAAGACGATGGGACAACGAGACGAAGGTCAAAGCTAAAGATGCATAGTAAAAATGTGATAAGCCCCAAGTAGTCTAATCAGACTACTTGGGGGATAACTCGCTTTGGATGAGCAGGCGCTAGCAAGCCAATCTAAGCACTCAATAAAGCCACCTAATGATGCGCGAAATTGAGCTTGGTTTGTCTGGTTACTGACGGCTCTGCCTGCGATATTTAGAGAAGCGAGGTTTAAAGGAGAATTAATACAATTCTCAAGGATAAACTAAGCCATTGGAAGACTAAATATCGCCAAGCCTAAATAGGCTGGACACAGAACAGTTTCCTAAAACCATCTACGGGAACGTTGAACTATAGCCTAAAAGAAACAGCTGTGCATAACCTTGTGAGTAAAAATGTACAATTTTTCACTAAAAGAGTTCCAAAACAGCTAAAGCCCTTTGTTTATATAAGGTTAAAATAATAATTAACTTATAATAAAAGCGTAAAATGTATATTTGTACCACTTAATTAAACGTTAACACGCTGCAAAATATCTACCTGTTCGTCTCGGTTTATATATCGTAATGTAAGCCACATTCACGTTTAACACCGTTGAACCTGGTCTCCTCTTCAGTCATCCCTACTTCAAGTGGTTTACTTGAGTGAATATCACCAACTGAGACATAACCTTGATCCCAAAGAGGATGATAAGGCAGCTCAAAAGCCGTTAAGTATTCGTGTACCTGTTTATTGTTCCAATCGATCATCGGCAGTACTTTATAACGGTTACCATGTATTGCTAGTACTTGTAGCGCTTCGCGAGTACTTGATTGCGAGCGTCTAAGCCCCGCAAACCAGGTGCTGACTTCAAGCTCCTTTAATGCCCGCTGCATAGGTTCAACTTTATTGATTTGGTTATAACGATCTAACCCATCAAGACCTTGCAACCAGAGAAAACCAAACTTAGCTTCCTGCCAAGCTGAACTCAGTGGTGAAGCATACACTTTAAGGTTCAACTTCAGCCTCTCAGTCAACTCATCAATAAACCGATAGGTTTGGCTAAACAAGTAGCCGGTATCGGTCAAGATCACCGGAATATCCGGCTTTTCAGCACTCACCATATGCAGCATAACGGCCGCTTGAATACCAAAGCTCGACGACAACGCCGCCTTACCGGGCAGATACTCCAGCGCCCAGCGGACTCGCAGCTCAGGCGTTAACTCGTCGAGGAAACGGTTCACTTTTTCAAGCTCACTACGCTGCTCTATTACTGGCGCAGTCAGCAAAGCTGCCAGCGCCTCTTTAGAGATAACAGATTCTATCTGCTGATCAGCCATGAAAATCCTTAGCAGCATCAATCACTGCAGCCACTACACCACTACGAACGGTATAGTTACCGAATGTTTCACCTGTTTCTCGCTCAAATACATAACGAGCAAACAAGGCATCGAGTTCAGCAAGAATTTCAGCTTCCTGAATGTTTTCGCGGTAAAGTTTGTTGAGTCGTGTTCCTTCATAGCTTGCGCCAAGGTAGAGATTATAACGACCAGGTGCTTTACCCACCAAACCAATTTCCGCAGCAAACGGACGTGCGCAGCCATTAGGGCAACCAGTCATGCGAATGACAATGCCTTGCTCTAAGAAACCATGCTTGTCTTGCAAGGCTTCAACTTTGGTTAAGAAGTCTGGGAAATAACGCTCAGCCTCTGCCATTGCTAATGCGCAGGTCGGTAATGCAACACAGGCAATAGAGCGGCCACGCGTTTCGGTTATAAGCTTACCCATTAAGCCGTGCAGTCTTGCAAGCGCTTCGATTTTATCTTTATCAGCCGCAGGCACACCAGCCACAATAATATTCTGGTTAGAGGTCATGCGGAAATCACCTTGGTGAATTTTCGCGATCTCTCTAAGTCCTGTTTGCAGTGGCTGCCCTGGCAGATCTTTGACACGGCCACCTTCAATAAACAGGGTTAAATGCCAGTTGTCATCAACACCCTGCTTCCAGCCATATCTATCACCACGGTCACCAATAACAACATCGCGCTTGGGCTCAAAGTTAATCCCGGTACGCTTTTCAACTTCAGCTTTAAACACATCATAACCATGTTTAACAATGGTGTATTTAAGGCGTGATAACTTACGATTTTCTCGATTTCCCCAATCACGTTGCACCGTCATTATCGCTTCAGCAAATTTAAGCGTATCTTCCGCTTTGATATAACCAAAGTCATCGGCCAAACGTGGGAAAGTCGTTACTTCACCATGAGTCGAGCCCATGCCGCCGCCCGCGACCAGATTAAAGCCTACGAGTTCGCCCTCTTCCGCAATGGCTACAAACCCTAAGTCATTGGTGTAAACATCTACATCGTTATCCGGTGGTACAGCGACCGCCATTTTAAACTTACGTGGCAGGTACGTTTTACCATAAACAGGCTCAACCTCTTCACCTTCAGTTGTCACTAGCTTTTCATCATCTAACCAGATCTCTGCGTACGCTTTGGTGTGTGGCAGCATATTATCTGACAACTTTTTCGCATATGCATAAGCTTGCTGGTGCAACTTAGACTCAACCGGGTTTGGATTACACATCACATTACGGTTCACATCACCACAAGCTGCAATGGAATCTAACGCTTCGCGATCAAGATCTTTGATGATGGTCTTCAAATTACGCTTTGGAATACCGTGGTATTGAAACGTCTGGCGCGTCGTTAGACGAATACTGTTAGAGCTGGTTAAATTAGAGGCTATCTCATCAACCGCTAACCACTGCTTAGGTGAACATACACCGCCCGCAACACGAGCACGCAGCATAAAGCTATATAGCGGCTCCAGTTTCTGCTCTTTACGTTCATTACGTAGATCGCGGTCATCCTGCTGATAGAAGCCGTGGAATTTAATTAACTGCTGGTCGCCTTCACTAAAAGCACCAGTGACAGCCGTATCCAAACCTTCTTGAATGGTGCCACGCAGGTAATCACTATCGGTCTTTAAATATTCGTTTATTGCTAACTTCTTCTCACTCATAGCAAGATACTCTCTATTATTCTTTTATATTTAGCGCCGACGTTAGTGTTGCCAGCGACTCATCAATGCGTTCTAAATCAAAGCCAATCTTATAAAAACTAGTAAACGTCTTTTTGGTAACGCTTAGCTGCTCGTAATGTTTCAAGATAACCTTCAGCTTGCTCTGCGGTCTTAGCGCCAAACTTTATGACGACATTCAACAGTGCTTGGTGAACATCTTTTGCCATACGTTCAGCATCGCCACAAATATAGAGGTGGGCA
The Shewanella sp. KX20019 DNA segment above includes these coding regions:
- a CDS encoding DUF3010 family protein, with product MIVAGLFLKANEVRVVTLTGDRASHSLIAPKVTKFSLHKNPTQADVVAFIAKVSNHLSDFSVEKLVLNRRATTGQGAGGAGTFLMEGAILASCSCEIEFIHPATLRASDKKHSELKNCRPKTVDLAKAYDLAFECLG
- a CDS encoding phosphoadenylyl-sulfate reductase; the protein is MADQQIESVISKEALAALLTAPVIEQRSELEKVNRFLDELTPELRVRWALEYLPGKAALSSSFGIQAAVMLHMVSAEKPDIPVILTDTGYLFSQTYRFIDELTERLKLNLKVYASPLSSAWQEAKFGFLWLQGLDGLDRYNQINKVEPMQRALKELEVSTWFAGLRRSQSSTREALQVLAIHGNRYKVLPMIDWNNKQVHEYLTAFELPYHPLWDQGYVSVGDIHSSKPLEVGMTEEETRFNGVKRECGLHYDI
- the cysI gene encoding assimilatory sulfite reductase (NADPH) hemoprotein subunit is translated as MSEKKLAINEYLKTDSDYLRGTIQEGLDTAVTGAFSEGDQQLIKFHGFYQQDDRDLRNERKEQKLEPLYSFMLRARVAGGVCSPKQWLAVDEIASNLTSSNSIRLTTRQTFQYHGIPKRNLKTIIKDLDREALDSIAACGDVNRNVMCNPNPVESKLHQQAYAYAKKLSDNMLPHTKAYAEIWLDDEKLVTTEGEEVEPVYGKTYLPRKFKMAVAVPPDNDVDVYTNDLGFVAIAEEGELVGFNLVAGGGMGSTHGEVTTFPRLADDFGYIKAEDTLKFAEAIMTVQRDWGNRENRKLSRLKYTIVKHGYDVFKAEVEKRTGINFEPKRDVVIGDRGDRYGWKQGVDDNWHLTLFIEGGRVKDLPGQPLQTGLREIAKIHQGDFRMTSNQNIIVAGVPAADKDKIEALARLHGLMGKLITETRGRSIACVALPTCALAMAEAERYFPDFLTKVEALQDKHGFLEQGIVIRMTGCPNGCARPFAAEIGLVGKAPGRYNLYLGASYEGTRLNKLYRENIQEAEILAELDALFARYVFERETGETFGNYTVRSGVVAAVIDAAKDFHG